From a region of the Notolabrus celidotus isolate fNotCel1 chromosome 14, fNotCel1.pri, whole genome shotgun sequence genome:
- the laynb gene encoding chondrolectin, with the protein MKRNRPAHSGEHVEMDCMTLFGTFIAVFFHPGSASDIIAQRICRHGTQRPCYKVSYIHDSRRRLTFEDARQACRLDGGDLLSIETESEQQLMERFIKRLQPGDGDFWIGLRRSPQRYRAETASPGCPSQYYWLDGSKAKFRNWHWDEPSCGNELCVVLYHQPSAPPDEEGHFLFQWNDDNCNSKNNFVCKYRDDKGPVFTEDTAHAVPSLRPATLSTTEMDERLKIVPESSVSISDDTLYVSYILYATIPALLLLLIAVAGFFCYKQHVKRRKTVTESYPSRSKPWMSSSTPSPCPIQGPYAFSDITKLPHTSLDSSMPTDIMRKYNLAPCQDYQCDDYENVASATRESGFVTNDIYETCKAQTGWVENEIYG; encoded by the exons ATGAAGAGAAATCGTCCTGCACACTCGGGTGAACATGTAGAGATGGATTGTATGACGCTGTTTGGCACTTTTATCGCCGTGTTTTTCCACCCTGGATCCGCTTCTGATATAATTG CCCAAAGGATCTGTCGACACGGCACACAGCGCCCATGCTACAAGGTGTCCTACATCCATGACAGCAGGCGTAGGCTGACCTTTGAGGATGCCAGGCAGGCTTGCAGGCTGGATGGAGGTGATCTGCTCAGCATTGAAACAGAGAGCGAGcaacagctgatggagaggtttATAAAAAGACTGCAGCCTGGTGATGGAGACTTCTGGATTGGGCTCCGTCGCAGCCCACAGCGCtacagagcagagacagcaaGCCCAGGTTGTCCCTCACAGTACTACTGGCTGGACGGAAGCAAGGCCAAATTCAG AAACTGGCATTGGGACGAGCCATCGTGTGGTAATGAACTGTGTGTGGTTCTGTACCACCAGCCCTCTGCCCCACCTGATGAAGAAGGTCATTTCCTGTTCCAGTGGAATGACGACAACTGCAACTCCAAGAACAACTTTGTCTGCAAATACAGAGATG ACAAAGGACCAGTATTTACTGAGGACACAGCACATGCAG TTCCATCTCTGAGGCCAGCCACACTTTCAACTACAGAAATGGATGAGAGGCTAAAAATAGTACCAGAATCATCAG TGTCCATCTCAGATGATACATTATATGTTTCCTACATCCTTTATGCAACTATTcctgctctcctcctgctgctgatcGCAGTTGCTGGATTCTTCTGCTACAAACAGCATGttaagag GAGGAAAACAGTCACAGAAAGCTACCCAAGCAGATCAAAGCCATGGATGTCTTCATCAACACCATCACCCTGCCCCATACAAGGACCCTATGCCTTCAGTGACATTACCAAACTGCCTCACACCTCTTTGGACAGCAGCATGCCTACAGACATCATGAGAAAGTATAACCTTGCTCCATGTCAGGACTACCAGTGTGACGATTATGAGAATGTGGCATCGGCAACCAGGGAGAGTGGCTTTGTAACCAATGACATCTATGAGACCTGCAAAGCTCAGACTGGGTGGGTGGAAAATGAGATCTATGGATAA